One window of Phoenix dactylifera cultivar Barhee BC4 chromosome 5, palm_55x_up_171113_PBpolish2nd_filt_p, whole genome shotgun sequence genomic DNA carries:
- the LOC103710371 gene encoding nucleolin-like — protein MRIRKSASKLLGSANAYASPPVRSASSESWDSQASAAAGLLCELNRSPWDLIPNLHDSGIIAFQEEEKEQGVDRGIMGNGIKLEEEPIPPNRRKEEEMEESGEKDKRKKKKIRRKRKEKEIETGSATATEATVSCKKSDGKGWRCKRPANLPHSLCLYHLTQLRSYSYSHSKVANPANGGQFSVQKKKGDATGDGGNMYYYYYYAGFGPCRRKRRGDKTDDVVNGSDAAIKEEEDDDEGKEDSKYGDEDDAPVVAGDDEEGGEDDGRAHGDDDDDDSGEDSSDEEKNRNRRKRGRKPVKARSLKSLL, from the exons ATGAGGATTAGAAAGTCCGCCTCGAAGCTTCTGGGTTCGGCGAACGCGTACGCTTCGCCGCCGGTCCGGTCAGCATCGTCGGAATCGTGGGACTCGCAAGCTTCTGCCGCTGCCGGGCTTCTCTGCGAGCTCAACCGCTCGCCTTGGGATTTGATACCCAATCTCCACGACAGTGGCATCATCGCGTTCCAG gaggaagagaaggagcaaGGGGtggataggggcattatgggaaatggCATCAAGCTCGAAGAAGAACCCATCCCTCCAAATAGAAG aaaggaggaggagatggaggagAGCGGGGAGAAGgataaaaggaagaagaagaagataaggaggaagaggaaggagaaggagatcgAGACGGGCTCTGCGACTGCTACTGAGGCCACTGTTAGCTGTAAGAAGAGCGACGGTAAGGGATGGCGCTGCAAAAGGCCGGCGAACCTCCCCCACTCCCTCTGCCTGTACCACCTCACGCAGCTTCGATCATACAGTTACAGCCATAGTAAGGTCGCCAACCCGGCAAACGGAGGCCAGTTCAGTGTtcagaaaaagaagggggatGCAACCGGAGACGGCGGTAACAtgtactactactactactatgcCGGGTTCGGACCTTGccggagaaagaggagaggagataaGACTGATGATGTTGTTAATGGCAGTGATGCCGCtatcaaagaagaagaagatgatgatgaggggAAGGAAGATTCGAAGTATGGCGATGAGGATGATGCTCCGGTGGTGGCCGGTGACGATGAGGAAGGTGGTGAAGATGATGGGAGGGCCCACGGAgatgacgacgacgacgactccGGAGAGGATAGCAGTGATGAGGAGAAGAACAGGAATCGtaggaagagaggaaggaagccCGTGAAGGCTCGCTCCCTCAAGTCTCTACTGTAG